From the Acinetobacter wanghuae genome, one window contains:
- a CDS encoding alpha/beta hydrolase, with translation MHAYTVEPLYVKSGQDVIAADFYRPKHIEKPAVILMAHGLAALRHFKLMDYAKRFAAAGYAVILFDYRYWGGSTGRPRELVSISAQLEDWQTMIAHVKQRKSVDTKRVVLWGTSLSGGHVLTLAAQMQNLQAVMVQIPFVDGAESVKQYPLHYLPRALKLSSQDYMGSKVGMLPKTLEVVHPTDLCVMPTPDSYDGYLSIVNSDYYWSGAIPARIFFHLIRYRPIQDVRNIRIPVLFIAAQKDSLIPIESSRETATNLAPFAEYHEWNIKHFDIYHGEWFEKAIATQLDFLHQHIGVR, from the coding sequence ATGCACGCCTATACAGTCGAACCACTGTATGTCAAAAGTGGTCAGGACGTGATTGCTGCAGATTTTTATCGCCCAAAACACATTGAAAAGCCTGCTGTAATTTTAATGGCACATGGTTTAGCGGCATTACGTCATTTTAAACTGATGGATTATGCAAAACGTTTTGCAGCAGCCGGTTATGCGGTGATTTTATTTGACTATCGTTATTGGGGTGGCAGTACAGGTCGTCCACGTGAATTGGTCTCGATTAGTGCGCAGCTTGAAGATTGGCAGACCATGATTGCGCACGTCAAACAGCGTAAATCTGTGGATACCAAACGTGTCGTGCTGTGGGGTACATCACTGAGTGGTGGGCATGTCCTTACGCTTGCCGCGCAAATGCAAAATCTGCAAGCTGTCATGGTACAAATTCCCTTTGTCGATGGGGCAGAAAGCGTCAAACAATATCCGCTGCATTATTTGCCTCGCGCTTTAAAGTTATCGAGTCAGGATTATATGGGCTCAAAAGTTGGCATGTTACCAAAGACCTTAGAGGTGGTGCATCCAACCGATTTATGCGTGATGCCGACACCTGATAGTTATGATGGCTATTTATCTATTGTTAATTCAGATTATTATTGGAGTGGCGCGATTCCTGCACGGATCTTTTTTCACTTAATTCGTTACCGTCCGATTCAAGACGTCCGTAATATTCGTATTCCGGTCTTATTTATTGCCGCACAAAAAGACAGTCTGATTCCAATTGAATCAAGTCGTGAAACAGCGACCAATCTTGCGCCATTTGCTGAATATCATGAGTGGAATATTAAACATTTTGATATTTATCATGGTGAATGGTTTGAAAAAGCCATTGCGACCCAATTAGACTTCTTACATCAACATATTGGAGTTCGTTAG
- a CDS encoding DUF2789 family protein, producing the protein MLTQHHPSLELLFSQLGLANSPAAIELYVRTHQLPADLYLHDAPFWNKSQRSLLISHLVQDDDWAIWVDELNQQLHLDASKRRLA; encoded by the coding sequence ATGCTCACTCAACACCATCCATCCTTAGAGTTGCTTTTCTCTCAATTAGGTCTTGCCAATAGTCCAGCCGCAATTGAATTGTATGTGCGTACGCATCAGCTTCCCGCTGATCTTTATTTGCATGATGCGCCATTTTGGAATAAATCACAGCGCTCATTGCTCATTAGTCATCTGGTACAAGATGATGATTGGGCAATCTGGGTTGATGAACTCAATCAACAATTGCACTTAGATGCTTCTAAACGCCGTTTGGCTTAA
- a CDS encoding TIGR01244 family sulfur transferase: MSENVGFAGQISPEQVSQVHEKGFKSIINNRPDMEGGPDQPTSAQIEEAARNAGLDYVYQPVVAGQITELDVRAFANHYNELPKPLLMFCRTGNRSNNLYQLAKQMDLLDD, encoded by the coding sequence ATGAGTGAAAATGTAGGTTTTGCAGGTCAAATCTCACCTGAACAAGTATCTCAAGTACATGAAAAAGGTTTTAAATCGATCATTAATAACCGTCCAGATATGGAAGGTGGTCCTGATCAACCGACCAGCGCACAAATTGAAGAAGCAGCACGCAATGCAGGCTTAGATTACGTCTATCAACCTGTGGTTGCCGGTCAAATTACGGAACTTGATGTACGTGCATTTGCAAATCACTACAATGAATTGCCAAAACCTTTGTTAATGTTCTGTCGTACAGGCAATCGCTCAAATAATTTGTACCAACTTGCCAAACAAATGGATTTATTAGATGACTAA
- a CDS encoding acyl-CoA thioesterase, which translates to MSESHVKPEGTLSLQTIAMPADTNWSGDVFGGWIVSQMDLAGAIHAERFSKGRCATISINQMTFLVPVKVGDVISVYTKILKVGNTSIQMQIEVWDSHDSSRDPIRVTEGVYTFVAVDVKGNKRAIPDESKQRFAELQQQQN; encoded by the coding sequence GTGTCAGAATCTCACGTAAAACCAGAGGGAACACTTTCCCTACAAACCATAGCGATGCCTGCCGATACCAACTGGAGCGGTGATGTATTTGGCGGTTGGATTGTGTCACAAATGGACTTGGCAGGTGCCATTCATGCAGAACGTTTTTCAAAAGGACGTTGTGCAACCATTTCCATTAACCAGATGACATTCTTAGTGCCTGTGAAAGTGGGCGATGTGATTAGTGTTTACACCAAAATTTTAAAAGTGGGTAATACGTCCATTCAAATGCAAATTGAAGTTTGGGATAGCCATGACAGTTCACGTGATCCAATTCGTGTGACAGAAGGGGTGTATACCTTTGTTGCAGTCGACGTAAAAGGCAATAAGCGTGCGATTCCAGATGAATCTAAACAGCGCTTTGCAGAGCTACAACAGCAACAGAATTGA
- a CDS encoding DUF2789 family protein, translating to MFDEQPTLELLFQQLGLDSDQASIDRFIEEHQLDQNTPLHKASFWSKNQHDFIIGHWKKDDEWAIPVDTLNALLHQNDGVENVADQ from the coding sequence ATGTTTGATGAACAACCCACCTTAGAATTATTATTTCAACAACTCGGCTTAGATTCAGATCAAGCGTCAATTGATCGATTTATTGAAGAACATCAGCTCGATCAGAACACCCCTTTACATAAAGCCAGTTTTTGGTCTAAAAATCAGCATGATTTCATTATCGGGCATTGGAAAAAAGATGATGAATGGGCAATTCCTGTTGATACCTTAAATGCACTATTGCATCAGAATGATGGTGTGGAAAATGTTGCCGATCAATAG
- a CDS encoding nuclear transport factor 2 family protein encodes MKKVLLATALVLSIPTLSSVQAADPQSTVRVKSQAEQNKNIVVDFYEGVFQKHEVKAYSDRYIGNQYIQHNPHVPDGKAPFVNYFTQYFKENPDAKSTIKRVVADGDLVWLHVHSTQNSKDLGTAVVDIFRVENGKIVEHWDVQQQVPKPSANKNTMF; translated from the coding sequence ATGAAAAAAGTATTATTGGCGACTGCCCTTGTTTTAAGTATTCCGACACTCAGTAGCGTTCAAGCTGCTGATCCTCAATCGACTGTACGGGTCAAATCTCAAGCCGAGCAAAACAAAAACATCGTGGTCGATTTTTATGAGGGTGTCTTTCAAAAGCATGAGGTAAAGGCATATTCAGACCGTTATATTGGCAATCAATACATCCAACATAACCCTCATGTCCCCGATGGCAAAGCACCATTCGTGAATTACTTTACCCAATATTTTAAAGAAAACCCCGATGCAAAAAGCACCATTAAACGCGTTGTCGCAGACGGTGACTTGGTGTGGTTACACGTACATTCTACGCAAAATTCGAAGGATCTCGGTACAGCCGTTGTCGATATTTTCCGTGTTGAAAATGGCAAAATTGTGGAGCATTGGGATGTACAGCAACAGGTCCCAAAACCAAGTGCCAACAAAAATACCATGTTCTAA
- a CDS encoding dihydrolipoyl dehydrogenase, with product MYDLIIIGAGTAGISAYKEALKYTHNLLIINDGPWDTTCARVGCMPSKVLISSANRAYDIQHLDGLGLSAQVELDTSQVMQHLQQLRHRFIRATLKDVDSWKAEHKISGRAEFINANTIQVNGSTYQAKHFILAVGSTPNVDADLKEKLGGRLITTDQIFELEQLPASLAVIGSGVIAIEIAQAMHRLGVKTDIFARSRKVGSLASPKLQELAQNELAKELNLHFETLPEAYRTIENSVEIIYQKDDQQHVLNVDYVLSATGRKTRLNTLKLENITAQFKDLKDLPVHPQTKQLSDYPIYIVGDAHTDTPIQHEAAHEGKMIAKHILIDGKASHVKTLAPLGIVFCSPQMASIGQNFKTLTDQKVDFVTGFIDYSKQGRAIVNSKNQGAAEIYVDKSSRKILGAELFCYEAEHLAHLLAWMITESLSVDDLLDKPFYHPTIEEGLRTALKHTRRQLNTNE from the coding sequence ATGTACGACCTTATTATCATTGGTGCAGGTACTGCTGGTATTTCAGCGTATAAAGAAGCACTTAAATACACTCATAATCTTTTAATTATCAATGACGGACCTTGGGACACCACTTGTGCTCGAGTAGGCTGTATGCCGAGTAAAGTTCTCATTTCATCGGCAAATCGTGCTTATGACATACAACATTTAGATGGCTTAGGTTTAAGCGCTCAAGTTGAGCTTGATACATCTCAAGTGATGCAACATTTACAGCAATTACGACATCGATTTATTCGCGCTACTCTAAAAGATGTCGATTCTTGGAAAGCTGAACATAAAATTTCAGGTCGCGCGGAATTTATAAATGCGAATACGATTCAAGTGAATGGCTCAACCTATCAAGCAAAACACTTTATTCTCGCTGTCGGTTCTACGCCAAATGTGGATGCCGATCTTAAAGAAAAATTAGGTGGTAGACTTATTACAACTGACCAAATATTTGAGTTAGAACAATTACCCGCTTCACTCGCTGTGATTGGTAGTGGTGTCATTGCGATAGAAATTGCGCAAGCCATGCATCGTCTAGGGGTGAAAACTGATATTTTCGCGCGAAGTCGCAAAGTCGGTTCATTGGCTAGTCCAAAGCTACAAGAACTTGCTCAAAATGAATTAGCGAAGGAACTCAATCTGCATTTTGAAACCCTACCTGAAGCTTACAGAACAATAGAAAATAGCGTGGAAATTATTTATCAAAAAGATGATCAACAACACGTTTTAAATGTCGATTATGTCTTGTCAGCTACGGGTCGGAAAACCCGTTTAAATACGCTTAAACTCGAAAATATAACTGCTCAATTTAAAGATCTAAAAGACTTACCAGTTCATCCTCAAACCAAGCAACTTTCTGATTATCCTATTTATATTGTAGGAGATGCACATACCGATACCCCTATTCAACACGAAGCAGCGCATGAAGGGAAAATGATTGCCAAACATATTTTAATCGATGGCAAAGCATCTCATGTAAAAACACTCGCGCCTTTAGGAATCGTATTTTGCTCACCACAAATGGCATCAATTGGTCAGAATTTTAAAACGTTAACTGATCAAAAAGTTGATTTCGTAACAGGATTTATTGATTACTCAAAGCAAGGGCGTGCCATTGTAAATAGCAAAAACCAAGGTGCTGCTGAAATTTATGTTGATAAATCGTCAAGAAAAATTTTAGGTGCGGAGCTTTTCTGTTATGAAGCAGAGCATTTAGCACATTTACTTGCTTGGATGATTACAGAGTCACTTAGCGTTGATGACTTACTTGATAAGCCCTTCTATCACCCTACGATTGAAGAAGGTTTAAGAACTGCTTTAAAGCATACAAGACGGCAACTGAATACAAATGAGTGA
- a CDS encoding 2OG-Fe(II) oxygenase — protein sequence MDAIQLPKSWSVDRILDDLDQHGFSIVDDAYETEYIVDLIAECTHNLARFRDAAIQNGIVSNIRSDHILWLNPDLKVSNQHVQMLEILGQALNRAFYLGIKDVEAHFACYNAGEFYALHKDNPQGKNGRMISSVYYLHDEWQADWGGELRLQDKNGAWHVLAPKPNRMALFQSDLLHEVLLAKHQRLSITAWLRSDSGII from the coding sequence ATGGATGCAATTCAGCTCCCAAAGTCGTGGTCTGTTGATCGAATTTTGGATGATTTAGATCAACATGGTTTTAGTATCGTCGATGATGCCTATGAGACTGAATATATTGTAGATCTAATTGCAGAATGCACCCATAACTTAGCACGATTTCGTGATGCAGCCATTCAAAATGGCATTGTGAGCAACATCCGTAGCGATCATATTTTATGGCTTAACCCCGATTTAAAAGTGTCAAATCAACATGTACAAATGCTCGAAATATTAGGTCAAGCGTTGAATCGGGCATTTTATTTAGGCATTAAAGACGTCGAAGCACATTTTGCTTGCTATAACGCAGGTGAATTCTATGCACTACATAAAGATAATCCGCAAGGTAAAAACGGTCGCATGATTTCAAGCGTGTATTACTTACACGATGAATGGCAAGCAGATTGGGGCGGTGAACTGCGTCTACAAGATAAAAACGGCGCTTGGCATGTTCTTGCCCCTAAGCCGAATCGGATGGCACTGTTCCAAAGTGATTTATTGCATGAAGTCTTGTTGGCTAAACATCAACGTCTGTCTATTACCGCATGGCTACGCAGTGATTCAGGCATCATTTAA
- a CDS encoding 23S rRNA (adenine(2030)-N(6))-methyltransferase RlmJ: protein MNYRHHFHAGNFADVMKHVLLLQLLTRLNAKDKPYRYVDTHGGAGKYDLSTSEAQKSGEFLNGIHRLVKLDDSIKRTAPEGIQQYLKVVEGMRENFGKGAYPGSPWFALEGMREIDKATIFEMQRDVFQQLRHNIFDKRAGLHERDAYEGLLAVIPPKEKRGLVMIDPPYEIERKDFPQLVNLLVAAYKKWPTGCFAVWYPIKDRAMIERFEKKMFKTGIRRQLVCEVCVWPDDTPVGLNGCGLLVINPPWKFSQDADEALQWLFPHLRMTENGGHAAVRWLVGE, encoded by the coding sequence ATGAATTACCGTCACCATTTCCATGCTGGCAACTTTGCCGATGTCATGAAGCACGTATTATTACTGCAACTATTGACTCGATTAAATGCGAAAGATAAACCCTATCGCTATGTAGATACCCATGGTGGTGCAGGCAAATACGATCTTTCAACATCTGAGGCACAAAAGTCAGGTGAGTTCTTAAACGGTATTCATCGTCTTGTTAAACTTGATGATTCAATTAAACGTACTGCGCCTGAAGGTATTCAACAATACTTAAAAGTCGTTGAAGGCATGCGTGAAAACTTCGGTAAGGGTGCTTACCCAGGTTCTCCATGGTTTGCGCTTGAAGGTATGCGTGAAATCGACAAAGCGACCATTTTTGAAATGCAACGTGACGTGTTCCAACAGCTTCGTCATAACATCTTTGACAAGCGTGCGGGCTTACATGAACGTGATGCGTATGAAGGTTTATTAGCAGTCATTCCACCGAAAGAAAAACGTGGTTTGGTGATGATTGACCCGCCATATGAAATTGAACGTAAAGATTTCCCACAATTAGTGAATCTTTTGGTTGCTGCTTATAAAAAATGGCCGACAGGTTGTTTTGCAGTTTGGTATCCAATTAAAGACCGCGCCATGATTGAACGTTTTGAGAAAAAAATGTTTAAAACTGGTATTCGTCGTCAATTGGTCTGTGAAGTTTGTGTGTGGCCAGATGACACACCTGTTGGCTTAAATGGTTGCGGTTTACTTGTGATTAATCCACCTTGGAAATTCTCACAAGATGCGGATGAAGCACTTCAGTGGTTATTCCCACATTTACGTATGACAGAAAATGGTGGTCATGCGGCAGTTCGCTGGTTGGTTGGCGAATAA
- the trxC gene encoding thioredoxin TrxC, giving the protein MIIVCPSCLAKNRVPEDKLGSNPACGQCHQGLIPLAPIELNEQNFSQFISNSDLPVLIDLWADWCGPCKMMAPHFANVAKLYPNVVFAKIDTEANPRLSAAFNVRSIPTLVLMNKTTEVARISGALRTPELQQWLDQQLSA; this is encoded by the coding sequence ATGATTATTGTATGCCCATCATGTTTGGCTAAAAATCGCGTTCCTGAAGACAAATTGGGCTCAAATCCGGCATGCGGTCAATGTCATCAAGGTCTTATACCACTCGCACCCATTGAATTAAATGAGCAAAATTTTAGTCAATTTATTAGCAACAGTGATTTACCTGTACTGATTGATTTATGGGCGGATTGGTGTGGTCCTTGTAAAATGATGGCACCGCATTTTGCCAATGTTGCGAAGCTTTATCCCAATGTCGTGTTTGCTAAAATTGATACTGAAGCGAATCCACGTTTAAGTGCGGCATTTAATGTGCGCAGTATTCCGACTTTGGTGTTGATGAATAAAACGACAGAAGTTGCTAGAATAAGTGGTGCGCTCAGAACCCCTGAGTTACAACAATGGCTTGATCAGCAGCTCAGTGCTTAA
- a CDS encoding DUF4442 domain-containing protein — MTQTNKLSKLVKATSKLPQGIRSTVLSKTFGRVVPMVGSAKIRYINVTASEVEITIANHKAMQNHIGQLHACAMALLAETATGFVTAMNVPDSAIVLIKSINIDYKRPSKGAMRAIATLTPEQQQQIRELERGETLVKVTLTDESGEAPIQCEMLWAWVAKSYLKNK; from the coding sequence ATGACGCAGACCAATAAACTTTCCAAACTGGTAAAAGCCACTTCAAAATTGCCTCAGGGCATTCGAAGTACAGTCTTGAGTAAAACCTTTGGTCGCGTTGTCCCGATGGTCGGCTCAGCCAAGATTCGTTACATTAATGTGACGGCGTCTGAAGTTGAAATCACCATTGCCAATCACAAAGCCATGCAAAACCATATTGGTCAACTGCATGCTTGTGCAATGGCATTGCTTGCAGAAACAGCCACAGGATTTGTCACCGCAATGAATGTGCCTGATTCTGCAATTGTTTTGATTAAATCCATCAATATCGATTACAAACGCCCAAGCAAAGGTGCGATGCGCGCCATCGCCACATTAACGCCTGAACAACAACAACAAATACGTGAACTCGAGCGTGGTGAAACCTTGGTAAAAGTAACCTTAACAGATGAATCTGGTGAAGCACCAATTCAATGTGAAATGTTGTGGGCATGGGTCGCAAAGTCTTACCTGAAAAATAAATAA
- the pssA gene encoding CDP-diacylglycerol--serine O-phosphatidyltransferase, translating to MTNTQKPERESSTGVPFDGITFEVEEEEHTQEGQKVKRRGIYLWPNLITTAALLSGFYSIIASMDGHYQQAIYAIFLAALFDGLDGRVARAIGAQSPFGEQFDSLSDMLAFGVAPAILMYSWALHDLGRIGLAACFVFTACAAFRLARFNVQIGVVDKRYFIGVASPLAALMIISLVWVGLDFTEIFDIHDLTVQILLAIAIIVAGLLMISNIKYYSFKTVERKRVPFFVLPIAVFIFAAMTYNIPVGILVISVIYALSGFVTTLMARKE from the coding sequence ATGACAAATACGCAAAAGCCTGAACGTGAATCTTCAACCGGTGTACCATTCGATGGCATCACTTTTGAGGTGGAAGAAGAAGAGCACACGCAAGAAGGGCAAAAGGTCAAACGTCGTGGCATCTATCTATGGCCGAACCTGATTACAACGGCCGCGTTGTTGTCAGGTTTCTATTCGATTATTGCCAGCATGGATGGTCATTATCAACAAGCAATTTATGCGATTTTCCTTGCTGCATTGTTTGATGGTCTTGATGGTCGTGTCGCACGTGCGATTGGTGCACAAAGCCCATTTGGCGAACAGTTTGACTCGCTTTCAGATATGTTGGCATTTGGTGTTGCACCTGCCATCTTAATGTATAGCTGGGCATTACATGATCTGGGTCGTATTGGTTTGGCTGCATGTTTTGTTTTTACCGCTTGTGCAGCTTTCCGTTTAGCGCGCTTTAATGTTCAAATTGGTGTGGTCGATAAACGTTATTTCATTGGGGTGGCGAGTCCGCTTGCAGCACTCATGATTATTTCATTGGTTTGGGTCGGTTTAGACTTTACTGAAATTTTTGATATTCATGATTTAACTGTACAGATCTTACTTGCGATTGCGATTATTGTCGCTGGTTTGCTCATGATCTCGAACATCAAATACTATTCGTTTAAAACGGTAGAACGTAAACGCGTGCCGTTCTTTGTGTTACCCATTGCAGTATTTATCTTTGCCGCAATGACTTATAACATTCCTGTGGGAATTCTCGTGATTTCTGTGATTTATGCATTATCTGGTTTTGTCACCACACTGATGGCAAGAAAAGAGTAG
- a CDS encoding beta-lactamase hydrolase domain-containing protein — MTKSFWKSAVFLSIFAVSSMSMATSHLSRALTENVSVTGQMSIDKFQKLINEGFKAVIVNRPDQEPGNLVTVSQLRSIAERSHVSVIYQPVTSGQITQANITEFAKYYNELPKPILMVCRSGTRSADLFNQAQAQGLIHE, encoded by the coding sequence ATGACTAAGTCATTCTGGAAAAGTGCTGTATTTCTCAGCATTTTTGCCGTGTCCTCTATGAGTATGGCAACCAGTCATTTAAGTCGTGCACTGACCGAAAACGTGAGTGTCACGGGGCAAATGAGTATTGATAAATTTCAAAAGTTGATCAATGAAGGCTTTAAAGCCGTGATTGTGAATCGCCCTGATCAAGAACCTGGTAACTTGGTGACAGTGAGCCAATTACGTAGTATTGCGGAACGATCTCACGTCAGTGTGATTTATCAACCTGTGACAAGTGGGCAAATTACGCAAGCGAATATTACAGAATTTGCTAAATATTATAATGAGTTACCCAAACCTATTTTAATGGTGTGTCGCAGTGGTACTCGTTCAGCAGATTTGTTCAACCAGGCGCAAGCACAAGGACTTATTCATGAATAA
- a CDS encoding malate dehydrogenase has product MKQPVRVAVTGAAGQIGYSLLFRIASGEMLGKDQPVILQLLEVPFEKAQQALKGVMMELQDCAFPLLADMIGTDDPKVAFKDADYALLVGSRPRGPGMERAELLKVNGEIFIGQGKALNEVASRDVKVLVVGNPANTNAYIAMKSAPDLPAKNFTAMLRLDHNRAASQIAAKTGKAVKDIKNLTVWGNHSPTMYADYRFATINGESVKDMINDQEWNANTFLPTVGKRGAAIIEARGLSSAASAANAAIDHMRDWALGTNGEWVTMGIPSDGSYGIPEGVMFGFPVTTENGEYKIVQGLEIDEFSRERINVTLEELEGERAAIADMVK; this is encoded by the coding sequence ATGAAGCAACCTGTTCGCGTTGCCGTTACTGGCGCTGCTGGTCAAATTGGTTACAGCCTATTATTCCGTATCGCTAGCGGTGAAATGTTGGGTAAAGACCAACCCGTTATTCTTCAATTATTAGAAGTTCCTTTTGAGAAAGCTCAACAAGCGCTTAAAGGCGTAATGATGGAACTTCAAGACTGCGCATTCCCACTTTTAGCGGATATGATCGGTACTGATGATCCTAAAGTTGCATTTAAAGATGCTGACTACGCACTTTTAGTTGGTTCACGTCCACGTGGTCCTGGTATGGAACGTGCTGAATTACTTAAAGTAAACGGTGAAATCTTCATCGGTCAAGGTAAAGCGCTTAACGAAGTTGCTAGCCGTGACGTTAAAGTACTTGTTGTAGGTAACCCTGCAAATACAAATGCTTACATCGCAATGAAATCAGCACCTGATCTTCCAGCGAAAAACTTCACTGCAATGTTACGTCTTGACCACAACCGTGCTGCATCTCAAATTGCGGCTAAAACTGGTAAAGCAGTTAAAGACATTAAAAACCTTACAGTTTGGGGTAACCACTCTCCAACAATGTATGCTGACTACCGTTTTGCAACAATTAACGGCGAAAGCGTTAAAGACATGATCAACGACCAAGAATGGAATGCAAATACATTCCTTCCAACTGTTGGTAAACGTGGTGCTGCGATCATCGAAGCACGTGGTTTGTCTTCAGCTGCATCTGCTGCAAATGCTGCAATCGACCATATGCGCGATTGGGCTCTTGGCACAAACGGCGAATGGGTAACTATGGGTATTCCTTCTGACGGTTCTTATGGTATTCCTGAAGGCGTAATGTTCGGTTTCCCTGTAACAACTGAAAATGGCGAATACAAAATCGTTCAAGGTCTTGAGATCGACGAATTCAGCCGTGAACGTATCAACGTTACGCTTGAAGAGTTAGAAGGCGAACGTGCAGCGATTGCTGACATGGTTAAATAA
- a CDS encoding DUF6670 family protein gives MRVLQFFLDRSKQLNQTPYAPQALAYQAPNKKYKIIHQALMIPNLPAPLHYLNFLSIIGQPNAPMLCNSSAIQTTALDTATVICSSSPHMHGHFNHYSIEKECQFQNDRFEFLDREKLQGSFPEFQLTRKDSELSFDLKIQTSTLISHFTHMRFSLAEHWSLLCECQGWIQYQDQRYMIESLASFEYARSFNFPYLPLAFFTYQVINLSRNRQILLAQIRDSYNAIIQSRIYLRDLNQQTSQMFEDRVYFKVHRVYPQVVTPNGQKMYLPREFAWSYQNDQDGMHIQIQAQSRGDFKFGVAAGYVGSFCYDITINNETEKGEGGYCEYIDCRALKFQENDKHENLINNFANIASITTKRREKSAFWFNK, from the coding sequence ATGCGCGTTCTTCAATTTTTTTTAGATCGATCCAAGCAGCTCAATCAGACTCCTTACGCGCCACAAGCTTTGGCTTATCAAGCACCAAATAAAAAATATAAAATTATTCATCAAGCCTTGATGATTCCAAATTTACCTGCACCACTTCATTATCTGAATTTTTTAAGCATCATTGGTCAGCCCAATGCACCGATGCTGTGCAATTCTAGTGCGATTCAAACCACCGCTTTAGATACTGCAACAGTCATATGTAGCAGCAGTCCGCATATGCATGGGCATTTCAACCATTATTCGATTGAAAAAGAATGCCAATTTCAAAATGATCGTTTTGAATTTCTAGACCGCGAAAAGTTACAAGGCTCGTTTCCTGAGTTTCAACTTACGCGTAAGGATTCAGAACTGAGTTTTGATTTGAAGATTCAAACCAGCACGCTTATTTCACATTTTACCCATATGCGATTTTCACTTGCTGAACATTGGTCACTGCTTTGTGAGTGTCAAGGCTGGATTCAATATCAAGATCAACGTTATATGATTGAGAGTTTAGCGAGTTTTGAATATGCGCGAAGTTTTAACTTTCCTTATTTGCCTTTGGCTTTCTTCACCTATCAAGTGATTAATCTAAGTCGTAATCGACAAATTTTATTGGCACAGATTCGAGATTCTTATAATGCGATTATTCAATCTCGTATTTATTTAAGAGATTTAAATCAGCAGACCTCCCAGATGTTTGAAGATCGGGTTTATTTCAAAGTTCATCGTGTCTATCCGCAAGTCGTTACGCCAAATGGTCAAAAGATGTATTTGCCTCGCGAATTTGCATGGTCGTATCAAAATGATCAAGATGGGATGCATATTCAAATACAAGCACAAAGTCGTGGTGATTTTAAATTTGGTGTGGCAGCAGGCTATGTCGGCAGCTTTTGTTATGACATCACAATCAATAATGAAACTGAAAAAGGCGAGGGCGGCTATTGTGAATACATCGATTGCCGTGCTTTAAAGTTCCAAGAAAACGATAAACATGAAAATTTAATAAATAATTTTGCCAATATTGCTTCAATAACAACCAAAAGAAGAGAAAAAAGTGCTTTTTGGTTCAATAAATAA